The nucleotide sequence GGTTTCGGGGGTGGATACCACCTTCGAGACGTGAGCGAGCGCGTCATCGACCGCTTCGCGACGAACCGTTCCCTCCTCGGTCACCCGTTTCAGCGCCGTCCGAACCGCGTCGGGGTCGTCGCCGGTCCTGGCGACGACGTCGTCCACGGCCGCGTCCAGCGACAGCCCGTCGAGCGAGTCGTCGTGATCGGTCACAGGTCACGTTTTCGCCGAGGCGTCGTTATAATCTTCAGTATTAGCACCTCAGAGGACTATTTTTGCATATATAGCCGAGTGATTGGTACACTGTATCATGGGGGTGGCATCTACCCCTCATATAAACGACCTTTACCGGAACTCCGGGAAATTCAGGTGATGTCTGACAACAGCGGAGATCAGCGTGATCGCTTTTCGCGACGGACGTTCATCGCGACGACTGGCGTCGTCGGCATGGCTGGGCTGGCCGGCTGTGGCGGGCAGTCCGGTGGCGGCGAGGGCGGCGACGGCGACGACGGCGGCGAGTCCGACCCCGATCCCACCGCTACCGAAACCGAGTCGGGCATGTCCGGCGAGAGTGCGGGGACGGAGTCGAGCGGCGAGGGCCCGAACACCTCGTTGCTCAACGCCGAGGGATCGTCGACCGTCTACCCGATTTCGAACACGGGTAGTTCCTACTGGAACTCCAACGCGCCGCCGAGCGACGGCGAGTACTGGGGGTCGAACTCGGAGAGTACCGTGCCCGGCTGGAGCCAGCTCGGCGAGCCGGACATGCTCCTCGCGGACTACTTCGCCTCGAAGTTCGGCTTCGAGCCGACTGAGCAGCGCTCCAGCCCGCCGTTCCAGACGACGATCGGTCTGAGCCACTCGGGGACCGGCTGTGAGGCCGTCACGGAGGGTCTGGTCGACATCGGCAACTCCTCGGGGCCGATCACGGCGGAACTCGACTGGAGCGAGGAGCAGGCCCAGAACACGGTCGTCGACAACGTCGTCGGTCGCGACGGCCAGCCGGTCGTCGTCAGTTCGGACGTCGTCGACGCCGGCGTCACCCAACTGACCGGCGAGCAGGTCCGCGGCATCTACCAGGACGAGATCACCAACTGGAGCGAGATCGAAGGGATCGACTACGACCAGGAGATCTACGCCATCGGCCGCGCCGAGGGCTCCGGGACGGACACCTCGTTCCGCCTGAACATGCTCGGCAGCGCCGACGCCTCGATGTCGGGCGTCGACACGCGCTTCGGGCAGAACCAGCAGGTCGCGCAGGCCGTCTCCCAGAACGAGGGCGCCATCGCGTACATGGCGCTGGCGTTCACCAGCGAGACGGTTACCCCCATCGCCATCAATTTCGACGGCACGCTCTACGAGCCGGACCGCGACGCCGAGAA is from Haloplanus salinarum and encodes:
- a CDS encoding PstS family phosphate ABC transporter substrate-binding protein, coding for MSDNSGDQRDRFSRRTFIATTGVVGMAGLAGCGGQSGGGEGGDGDDGGESDPDPTATETESGMSGESAGTESSGEGPNTSLLNAEGSSTVYPISNTGSSYWNSNAPPSDGEYWGSNSESTVPGWSQLGEPDMLLADYFASKFGFEPTEQRSSPPFQTTIGLSHSGTGCEAVTEGLVDIGNSSGPITAELDWSEEQAQNTVVDNVVGRDGQPVVVSSDVVDAGVTQLTGEQVRGIYQDEITNWSEIEGIDYDQEIYAIGRAEGSGTDTSFRLNMLGSADASMSGVDTRFGQNQQVAQAVSQNEGAIAYMALAFTSETVTPIAINFDGTLYEPDRDAENTIFDSEYPLNRDLHMYTLIEDSNPDGGGYDAREAAFINMFLNEFGQTVFVEGNNYIPLPTSDLQAMKEQVSPLATEDLIMP